A single region of the Deefgea piscis genome encodes:
- a CDS encoding alpha/beta fold hydrolase: MRNWVLLRGLMREIRHWGDFAQQLQQQYPQDRIIVLDWPGNGQLNAETSPNRIEDMVQYLRHTLLAQGHHAPYHVLALSLGAMVAIAWAQQAPNELASATLINTSLRPFNPFYQRLRPRNYPQLLRLLFSSAAQQEQIVLQLTSNQSQAELLPQWIAYQQQYPIRRCNILRQLLAALRYRSHLDCPAVPLQLLASQCDQLVSAQCSQTLAQRWQIPLYIHPSAGHDLPLDDAAWVLAHLQLGQPT; the protein is encoded by the coding sequence ATGAGAAACTGGGTGTTATTACGCGGCTTGATGCGCGAAATACGGCATTGGGGGGATTTTGCGCAGCAATTACAGCAGCAATATCCGCAAGATCGCATCATCGTGCTCGACTGGCCGGGCAATGGTCAGCTCAATGCAGAAACCAGCCCAAACCGCATCGAGGACATGGTGCAATATCTGCGGCACACCTTGCTCGCGCAAGGTCATCACGCGCCCTACCATGTGCTGGCGCTCTCGCTCGGCGCGATGGTGGCCATTGCTTGGGCGCAGCAAGCACCCAATGAATTGGCCAGTGCGACGCTCATCAATACCAGCTTGCGCCCCTTTAATCCGTTTTACCAACGCCTAAGGCCACGCAATTATCCGCAACTGCTACGCCTGCTTTTCAGCTCTGCCGCGCAACAAGAACAAATCGTTTTGCAACTCACCAGCAATCAATCCCAAGCTGAGCTCTTGCCGCAATGGATCGCGTATCAACAGCAATATCCGATTCGCCGCTGTAATATTTTGCGGCAATTATTGGCTGCCCTGCGCTACCGCAGCCATCTCGATTGCCCCGCTGTTCCGCTGCAATTGCTAGCCAGCCAGTGCGATCAGCTAGTTAGCGCACAATGCAGCCAAACGCTAGCACAGCGCTGGCAAATCCCGCTCTATATCCACCCCAGCGCAGGGCATGATTTACCGCTAGACGATGCGGCATGGGTGCTAGCGCATTTGCAGCTTGGCCAGCCAACATGA
- a CDS encoding DUF2817 domain-containing protein — translation MYLAELAALEKIIASAAPQLRTQQHGSVTYQQHSFPLYSLQLGSQDPAAPVIGFFGGVHGLERIGSQILIAFLHSLLQRLKWDRSLQYQLESLRIVFMPIVNPIGMALGRRANGNGVDLMRNAPMDADDPAAFLVGGHRISRHLPWFRGLAGAAMEDENQALCAVVQAQLLTSPLSIALDCHSGFGLRDRIWFPYAATRQPMPQLAEIYALQQLLNQCYPHHPYVIEPQARQYCTHGDVWDYLLHTLAPAPALQSTRQSPHARIFLPLTLELGSWLWIKKNPRQLFSIAGFFNPLVAHRQRRVLRRHWPLLEFLIRATHDYRSWLPQSIQRMDCQHAAIEQWYRQDRP, via the coding sequence TTGTACCTTGCTGAACTTGCCGCACTCGAAAAAATCATTGCCAGCGCCGCCCCCCAGCTACGCACTCAGCAACACGGCAGCGTGACGTATCAGCAGCATTCATTCCCACTATATAGTTTGCAACTGGGCTCACAAGATCCGGCCGCGCCGGTGATTGGTTTTTTTGGCGGGGTGCATGGCTTAGAGCGCATAGGCAGCCAGATTTTAATCGCCTTTTTGCACAGCCTTTTGCAAAGGCTCAAATGGGATCGCAGTCTGCAATATCAGCTTGAATCGCTACGCATCGTGTTTATGCCTATCGTCAATCCTATCGGCATGGCGCTGGGCCGCCGTGCCAATGGCAATGGCGTTGACTTAATGCGTAATGCCCCGATGGATGCCGATGATCCAGCGGCGTTTTTAGTCGGCGGCCATCGCATCAGCCGCCATTTACCTTGGTTTCGTGGGCTAGCGGGCGCGGCAATGGAAGACGAAAACCAAGCGCTTTGCGCAGTAGTCCAAGCGCAATTGCTAACTAGCCCGCTGAGTATTGCACTCGATTGCCATTCAGGCTTTGGGCTACGAGATCGAATCTGGTTTCCCTACGCCGCTACGCGCCAACCCATGCCGCAATTGGCCGAAATCTACGCCTTACAACAGCTCTTAAACCAATGCTATCCGCACCACCCCTATGTGATTGAGCCGCAAGCGCGGCAGTACTGTACCCACGGCGATGTCTGGGATTATTTATTACACACCCTCGCCCCAGCCCCTGCATTACAAAGCACCCGCCAATCCCCTCATGCGCGTATTTTTTTACCGCTCACGCTCGAGCTTGGCTCTTGGCTTTGGATTAAAAAAAACCCACGGCAGTTGTTTTCTATCGCAGGGTTCTTTAACCCCCTTGTCGCGCATCGCCAGCGACGCGTATTGCGGCGCCATTGGCCGCTACTTGAATTTCTGATTCGCGCCACACACGATTACCGCAGTTGGTTGCCGCAATCAATCCAGCGCATGGATTGCCAACACGCCGCCATCGAGCAATGGTATCGGCAGGATAGGCCATGA